In a single window of the Dreissena polymorpha isolate Duluth1 chromosome 3, UMN_Dpol_1.0, whole genome shotgun sequence genome:
- the LOC127870705 gene encoding uncharacterized protein LOC127870705: MPLIRTSKWPLRVIGCKLVLFMICEISHGQSIKGPSYVTENSNHTFSCDYSTCSVSAITCTYSWNSSLITLPTDTSSKHITLTSIRREWNNAIINCNINVNGSSHVTAATRLNVQYGPLAANIPVKSPYTVTEGNTTSIACQAPACNPTCTAKWFNGSTQILSTTLFGEPVRRHFAGFYTCHVSNSVGNRTSQLHLIVNYVPILLGHNRTYNVSKGYPLTVTIPVSACPAVLWKDIKIGDRFVNDNIIVNLTNGIDVQQCIASAIQTLSVVINATQEEHFRNFTVNFTNAVDTTTTHFAIFPQGPPDVPLRFDEKSTTYHSVTFVVESGFFNGGEQTFVLQYRRVNSDSLWENGSIAYVGKEKNVEVAMTVDDLSPVTDYEFRVYAFNEYAQSKYSTVVQITTALHVGMVVGSVIGGVAGIVLIVLVVYFVCLKQKHDKKPPPIVPFTNILGALEEEKRQGHPQSNMYMQSSTESENVYMNTNTTKVTPLTVDDEEQYVNQVGVAPDRQTSVDSEGYLKVKDHSNDEDNYMNVAKQLAESQNISEDMSADNRVYENTQLTHRTINSQLEQGDINITLTKNPKKIPSLARSAKRISSDDEEDYLQMDSQIKPANNINVNTQPTPKPKRTKGDEVEDYCGVMAMGKRNSTPKFQAPAPPLKGTDEEDYENTFAKRKKKSS, encoded by the exons ATGCCTCTGATACGAACATCAAAGTGGCCACTGAGAGTTATTGGATGTAAACTTGTTCTATTCATGATATGTGAGATTTCTCACG GTCAAAGCATAAAAGGCCCAAGTTATGTGACTGAAAACAGCAACCACACATTTAGTTGCGATTATTCAACGTGCTCAGTCTCAGCCATCACGTGCACATACAGCTGGAATTCATCATTAATAACATTACCCACAGACACATCGAGCAAACACATTACGTTGACAAGTATAAGACGGGAGTGGAATAACGCAATAATAAACTGCAACATCAACGTAAATGGGTCATCTCACGTGACAGCTGCCACCAGATTGAATGTACAGT ATGGTCCATTGGCAGCCAACATACCAGTTAAAAGCCCGTACACAGTCACAGAGGGTAACACAACCTCCATCGCATGTCAAGCCCCAGCCTGCAATCCCACATGTACAGCCAAGTGGTTCAACGGTTCAACCCAAATTCTTTCTACAACGCTGTTTGGTGAACCGGTCAGACGACACTTTGCAGGGTTCTATACTTGTCACGTTTCTAATTCAGTTGGGAATCGGACTTCACAGCTTCATCTCATTGTTAACT ATGTCCCTATTCTGCTTGGACACAACAGAACTTATAACGTCTCCAAAGGCTACCCGCTGACCGTCACTATTCCGGTTTCCGCCTGCCCAGCCGTCTTATGGAAAGACATCAAGATTGGAGATCGATTTGTGAATGACAATATCATTGTAAATTTAACGAACGGTATTGATGTCCAACAGTGCATTGCAAGCGCAATACAAACGTTGTCAGTGGTAATCAATGCGACGCAAGAAGAGCACTTCCGGAATTTTACTGTCAATTTCACGAACGCTGTtgatacaacaacaacacatttcgCTATTTTTCCACAAG GACCGCCCGACGTACCGTTACGGTTCGATGAAAAATCGACCACGTATCATAGCGTTACGTTCGTCGTCGAATCCGGCTTCTTCAACGGCGGGGAACAAACGTTCGTCCTGCAGTACAGACGAGTGAACAGCGATTCTTTATGGGAGAACGGCTCTATTGCTTACGTTGGCAAGGAGAAGAATGTCGAAGTGGCAATGACAGTGGACGATCTTTCACCAGTGACCGACTACGAGTTTAGAGTCTATGCCTTTAACGAGTATGCCCAGAGCAAGTACTCGACTGTGGTTCAAATCACTACTGCTCTAC ATGTTGGAATGGTGGTTGGAAGTGTAATTGGCGGCGTTGCAGGCATCGTTTTGATCGTTCTGGTTGTGTACTTTGTATGCTTGAAGCAAAAGCATG ATAAAAAGCCCCC ACCTATTGTCCCATTTACGAATATTCTCGGAGCTTTAGAAGAGGAGAAAAGGCAAG GGCACCCACAGAGCAATAT GTATATGCAGTCTTCGACAGAATCCGAAAATGTCTACATGAATACAAATACGACTAAAGT AACACCTTTAACAGTCGACGATGAAGAGCAATATGTCAATCAAGTTGGAGTGGCTCCAGACAG ACAAACGTCTGTGGACAGTGAAGGGTATCTAAAAGTTAAAGACCACTCAAACGACGAAGATAACTATATGAATGTCGCCAAGCAATTGGCCGAATCACAAAACATATCGGAAGATATGAGTGCGGATAACCGCGTTTATGAGAACACACAGCTAACACACAGGACTATCAACTCACAGTTGGAACAAGGGGATATCAATATAACGTTAACAAAAAATCCAAAGAAGATCCCATCTTTAGCCCGGTCTGCTAAAAGAATTTCTTCAGACGATGAAGAGGATTACTTACAAATGGATTCACAAATAAAACCAGCTAACAATATTAATGTGAATACCCAACCAACACCAAAACCAAAGAGGACGAAAGGGGACGA AGTTGAAGATTATTGCGGTGTCATGGCAATGGGGAAACGAAACAGCA CACCAAAGTTCCAAGCCCCTGCTCCGCCCTTAAAAGGAACTGATGAAGAGGACTACGAAAACACCTTTGCAAAGAGGAAAAAGAAGTCATCTTAA
- the LOC127870704 gene encoding protein-glucosylgalactosylhydroxylysine glucosidase-like, with the protein MDGKFVIFAVLLSNIWTLSEGDIYESEAWDLCTDTPPTDAKLWPSISNGHLGTVVHSDSVYMNGLYNGNGTTSTRARIPAMTSLKTLNIDGTRLNTSFCLHMDTGTYEETYRTDHWKLTITIYAHRVVRRVLVTEVSIATDGYQGQFVVPLQINHGNESTEISFLKMTSDIPNASYMYGKINEAETSESGRTPVHVYSTIIPPNITIASGQAHKETHVFLMSISPDLADANSAYKTAINMHLDGTLQTSHVSAWRHVWDAGRIDVNGNVTLASTVNSALYYIISSMPLTPDPLWEFNGLSPADLAHNGYNGHMFWDQDTWMYPPVLQMHADLGAILVQTRLRTLNASYEFARRNGYSGAQYAWESAFTGLDVTPWQPAQDWEIHVTGDVSLAFHQYLMMTGDVDMLRKSRLQEAIFAIADFWRSRATLNATSRLYEIHEVMPPDEWHYPVNNSVYTNYVAKQALLLPMYVCKLIHCKAPPQYEEVATKMYLPYDPVLKYHPEYDGYTTNVTIKQGDAILLSYPLQMQMSDEVRYNNLAIYEKTTGAGPAMTWGMFAIGWLDVNQSAKAEKSFFQQLDNKYGPFNIWTEDADGGGVTNFITGQGGYLQSIINGYGGIRVYEDELAVHCRPIPGSKSMQLVGIDYRGNSVDIWCDRSVTRVNVASKGQQLFLRTADGREQVRLNEGVAIEIASQKMFMSTLPINQANAIHHGVDTPFVIVG; encoded by the exons ATGGATGGCAAGTTTGTCATATTTGCTGTGCTGTTATCAAATATATGGACATTGTCTGAG GGGGACATTTACGAGTCCGAGGCATGGGATCTGTGTACAGACAC GCCTCCAACAGACGCCAAGTTATGGCCATCAATTAGCAACGGTCACTTAGGGACCGTGGTTCATAGCGACAGCGTCTACATGAACGGCCTTTACAACGGCAATGGAACTACGTCCACCCGCGCAAGAATACCCGCCATGACGTCATTGAAAACGTTGAATATAGATGGGACGCGTTTGAATACATCATTTTGCTTGCATATGGATACAG GAACTTACGAGGAGACATACAGAACTGATCACTGGAAATTGACCATAACCATATACGCCCATCGTGTAGTGAGACGCGTACTTGTCACTGAAGTGTCCATAGCAACGGATGGTTACCAAGGGCAATTTGTTGTTCCGCTTCAAATAAACCATGGCAACGAAAGCACAGAAATCAGCTTTCTGAAAATGACCAGCGATATACCAAATGCAAG TTACATGTACGGCAAAATTAATGAAGCGGAAACATCCGAGTCAGGCCGAACGCCAGTACACGTGTACTCTACCATCATACCACCTAACATTACCATAGCGAGCGGACAGGCGCACAAAGAAACGCACGTGTTCCTGATGTCCATCAGCCCTGACCTTGCCGATGCTAATTCGGCGTATAAAACAG CAATCAACATGCATCTTGATGGAACTCTGCAGACGTCACACGTCAGTGCATGGCGTCATGTATGGGACGCCGGCCGAATCGACGTCAACGGCAACGTGACGTTAGCGTCCACGGTGAACAGTGCCCTCTATTACATTATCAGTTCCATGCCCCTTACCCCAGACCCACTGTGGGAATTCAACGGACTGTCCCCTGCTGATCTCGCACATAAT GGCTACAACGGCCACATGTTCTGGGACCAGGACACGTGGATGTACCCTCCTGTTCTGCAGATGCACGCGGACCTCGGGGCGATCCTCGTGCAGACGAGGCTGCGCACACTGAATGCGTCATACGAGTTTGCACGCCGCAACGGTTACAGCGGGGCCCAATACGCTTGGGAGAGCGCATTTACAG GTCTGGATGTGACGCCATGGCAGCCGGCCCAGGACTGGGAAATCCACGTGACCGGTGACGTATCACTGGCGTTTCATCAGTACCTCATGATGACAGGCGACGTTGACATGCTGAGAAAGTCGCGCCTTCAAGAGGCCATCTTCGCGATTGCAGATTTCTGGAGGTCTCGAGCAACTTTAAATGCAACCAGTAGGCTGTACGAAATCCACG AGGTGATGCCTCCGGACGAGTGGCACTACCCGGTAAACAACTCTGTGTACACAAACTACGTCGCGAAACAAGCACTGCTCTTACCCATGTACGTGTGCAAGCTGATCCATTGTAAGGCCCCTCCCCAGTACGAGGAGGTGGCGACCAAGATGTACCTACCCTATGATCCCGTCTTGAAGTATCACCCAGAGTACGATGGATACACAACAA ACGTGACCATCAAGCAAGGGGACGCCATCTTGCTCTCCTACCCACTACAGATGCAGATGTCCGACGAGGTCAGGTACAATAACCTGGCTATCTACGAAAAG ACAACAGGAGCGGGGCCAGCTATGACATGGGGAATGTTTGCCATTGGTTGGCTGGATGTTAACCAATCAGCGAAAGCGGAGAAATCCTTCTTTCAGCAGCTGGATAACAAATACGGACCTTTCAAT ATATGGACAGAGGACGCAGACGGAGGTGGTGTAACGAACTTCATCACGGGTCAGGGCGGGTACCTACAGTCAATCATCAACGGTTACGGAGGCATACGCGTGTACGAGGACGAGTTGGCGGTCCACTGCCGTCCCATCCCTGGATCCAAGTCCATGCA ACTTGTCGGTATAGACTACCGCGGTAACTCGGTCGACATTTGGTGTGATCGGTCAGTCACACGCGTAAACGTCGCCTCAAAAGGGCAACAACTCTTTCTGAGAACAGCCGACGGCAGGGAGCAGGTCCGTCTGAATGAGGGTGTTGCCATAGAAATCGCTTCTCAGAAGATGTTTATGAGCACTCTACCAATAAACCAAGCGAATGCAATTCACCACGGCGTTGATACCCCGTTCGTGATTGTAGGATAA